The sequence ACTGGATGAGCGATTCTACCAAGGCAAAGGCGAAAGAAAAACTGTATGCCTTCTCTCAGAAAATCGGTTATCCTGATAAATGGAGAGATTATTCGAAGGCGGATATAAAAAGAGACGCTTATTTTGAAAACCGATTGTCGACAAATAAAAACGATTACCTCTACAGCCTGGCTAAAGTAGGGCAGCAGGTCGACAGAACCGAATGGCATACGACTCCGCCGACGGTAACTGCTTACAACAATCCTCCGCTCAATGAAATTGTTTTTCCAGCCGGGATCTTACAAGCTCCTTATTTCGACGTGAATGCCGATGATGCGCTTAACTATGGCGGCATCGGAATGGTGATTGGCCACGAAATAACGCACTCGTTTGACGATCAGGGCGCGCAGTATGATAAATACGGTAACGTGACCAACTGGTGGACCAAAGCCGACTATGCAAAATTCAAAGCGAGAACCCAGCAGGTGATTGATCAATACAACAAGTTTACCGTGCTGGATTCAGTGCATGTGAAAGGGGCCTTAACCGTGGGGGAAAACACCGCCGACATTGCTGGGGTTGCCATTGCCTACGATGCCTTTAAATTGACCGAACAAGGAAAAGACACGACGAAACTGGATGGCTTTACGCCCGATCAACGTTTCTTCATCTCGATAGCCAGGATATGGCGGGTAAAAACCAGGGATGCGTATATGGGTATGTATGTAAACACGAATCCGCACTCACCGGCAAGGTGGCGTGTGAATGGCCCCCTGATGAACTTCACACCATTTTACAGAGCATTTAATGTGCAACCGGGCGATAAAATGTATAAGCCTGAAAATGAGAGAATAACCGTTTGGTAGGGTTTCGCCTTAACGAATCGAGCAACCATAAGAAGGTATTCGGTAGCCATACGATCCAATCATTAGATCTAATGATTGGATCGTATGGCTAATTTAGAGACGTATCGACCTAAACTAACGCTCAATTGATTGGCTAAACCCTATTTGGCTGTCCGTTCATATTTTAGCAGTTTACTGGCCCAGGGGATGAAATACTGGAAATTAGGTGCATCCGTATGCCCACCATTGTGCTGCCGCCAGGCCAGTTCGCCGTCCGTCAGGCCGGTTAGTACGGGTGGCATTTTTTCGGTTGTATAATCGTCGCTAACTCCTAAGTCTTTTGCTCCCAGTAGTTTGAATACTGGTCCGGCGGCTACCGTAGCCTTATAGCTGCCGGTCTGGTCGAGCCATTTGGCATCACCTTTTTCTGGTATTCCATAGCTGACAAAGGTCGGGCGTGGGGCACATAGAGCCAGTAATTCGTGCGAGTCAACCGGGAGGTCGCAACCGGTCTTCCGGCCAAAGGACGACTCTTCAGTCGCGTATTTTAAGTAATTACCAGCCATCCAGTGATAACCTCCGCTGTTGGCAAGGCTTTCAACCGCTTCACCGAAAACCCGGCGCTGTAATGTCGTACCTCCTTTTCCCGATGAACCGATTAAAACCAGACCAAAACGCTGATCGAAGGCCATGGTTACCAAAGCAGCTTTCCCATAACGCGACACGCCTTCAATGCCAACCTGTTTGGCGTTCACCTGAGGTTCGGTTTCTAAATAGTCTAAGGCGCGGGATGCTCCCCATGCCCAGGCACGCAGGGCTCCCCAATCGTCGGGTTTACGGGCCTGACCTTTGTTCACTAACCCAATGATACCCCGTGTCAGACCGGCACCGTTATCGGCCTGAATACTGCTGGTTTCCAACATACAATACCCCCAGCCTGCCGCCAGCAGTTGTTCGGTCGGTGGCGAATCGCCGTTCGGGGCGGGTGCAAAGAAATTGGGGCCGGGTAACCTTGTGATAGGCGCATAAGCCGGATACCTGTCAAAAATGGCCTTCATCTCAGGATTTTGCCTGATCATCATCTCTTTGAATGTCGTATTGATTTTTTCCATGTCAGCGAGCGAAGGCTGTGCTGGAGCTGGCAAGGTTGGGGGTAGAAACCCGAACATCATCAAGACGGGTACCGGACCTTTCACGTTCTGCGGCAGAACCAATACCATGTTGATGTTCACGCTGATCAACGGATAGTCGCTATTATCGACCCGGCCAATCAGGTGTTTGGCTACTACCGGAATGCGGCCTACCAGTTCGTTGTCCGTAACTTTTGTTATCCAGGTTACTTTGGGTACGTTTTTAGGGACCCGGCCATACATTTCCTGCTCAAAACCCTCGATCAGTTCAGGGCGACGGATCTTCCACCACTGATCGGGCGTGGTTACTTTTTTCCCATTCTTCGTGGTCAGTACATCGGGTAACTGCGGACAGGGGTCGGCCTGAGCTTCGTCGTAATTCGCGTGATTAGG comes from Spirosoma aureum and encodes:
- a CDS encoding glucuronyl esterase domain-containing protein, which translates into the protein MQKYLVFALSIALSYRSVAQQVVIDSSKYPPLKTWTAIQDQANMMQQLGIKKLRPGPSPNESEPNHANYDEAQADPCPQLPDVLTTKNGKKVTTPDQWWKIRRPELIEGFEQEMYGRVPKNVPKVTWITKVTDNELVGRIPVVAKHLIGRVDNSDYPLISVNINMVLVLPQNVKGPVPVLMMFGFLPPTLPAPAQPSLADMEKINTTFKEMMIRQNPEMKAIFDRYPAYAPITRLPGPNFFAPAPNGDSPPTEQLLAAGWGYCMLETSSIQADNGAGLTRGIIGLVNKGQARKPDDWGALRAWAWGASRALDYLETEPQVNAKQVGIEGVSRYGKAALVTMAFDQRFGLVLIGSSGKGGTTLQRRVFGEAVESLANSGGYHWMAGNYLKYATEESSFGRKTGCDLPVDSHELLALCAPRPTFVSYGIPEKGDAKWLDQTGSYKATVAAGPVFKLLGAKDLGVSDDYTTEKMPPVLTGLTDGELAWRQHNGGHTDAPNFQYFIPWASKLLKYERTAK